Sequence from the Corallococcus soli genome:
TCTGGAGTCTAACCGCGCGCCATGCGGCTGCGCACCGCCGACGACCCGCTCCACCGCGGCTCCCGTGGGTCGATGCCTGGGATTGCCCCGCCGCGGCGGCCGCCCTATCGGCCGTGGATGCTTCGCCACGGCCCGCCTCGACTGCTCGAAGCGGGCCGTGGTGTGGGTCAGAAGGTCTTGTCGAGCAGCGCCTCACACGTCGGTGAGAGGGCCCCGTCCTTCACATGGAGCGCCACCGGGCCGGAGGCCGCACCGGGCTCCCACTGCGTGCGCACGAAGCACTTGTCCCCGACGTTGAGGACATGGAGCCGCGAGGCCACCGCGCCCTCCGGCAGCGCGTCGAACACCAGCACCCCGTCTTGCTGGGTCTTCAGCGCCTGCCGCAGCCCGGCCGGCGTGTCGCTCCGCCCGTAGAACCGGCCTGGCTGCACGCCCTCTGGCAGCGCCCCCAGCGACTCGCGCACCGCCGAGGAAGGCGAGACCCGCACCGTCGCGGCGTAGCGCCGCACCTCGTCGAGGATGGCGGAGGGCGTGCCGCCGCGCAGCACCTCGTGCTGGACCGAGGGGCCCGTCAGGTCGATGCGCCCGTTCTCCCCCCGCAGGAGGACGAAGGCCCCTGGGACGAGCGGCGAGCGCCGCAGGAAGAACAGGTGCGTGCCACCGCCCGGGGCCGCGATGTGGGCGCGCCCCATGGAGAGGTCCGTTCCCGCCGCCGGCACGGAGACGACCAGACGCGTGCTCCGCTCGCCGGGCGCGCGCTCCGTGTTCCGGTAGAGCTCCTCGTCCACCACGAGTTCGAGCTGGTGCGAGTACCGCGGGCTCTTGCTCCCCCGCGGATGCGTTTGTGCGTCGAGGACCCGGGTGATGCGGCCCGTGACGATGACGTCCGACTGGGCCACGTACCCCTCGGGACCCAGGGCATACTCGCCATGGTCATCGTGGATCTGCCCCTGTGTCGCCACGGGTCCCAGCCGGGCCTGGGCCTGCTCGGGGAAGAACCCTGTCGCCACGCCGGTGGCGCCCACACCCAGGACCGCTCCAAGGACGAGCGTCATTCCCTGCTTCTTGAAAGGCATCATGATGGGCTTGCTCCGAAAGTCATTCACAGCGAGGTGTCGTGACAGGTCTGCGCGAGCGTCGCTCATGGAGCCGCCGTCACCAGCTTCGTGCTTGAGATGCCTCCGCCGACGTAGGTCCGCTGATCCAGGGGGTACGTGGTGTCCGTGCACCCGCTGCTGCAATCACGAACATACATATACGCGGTGCGGTTGTTGTCCGTGGCCCCGTGGATGATCTCCAGCCGGTTCCCGTTGATGATCTGGATGTCCGGCGCGACGTTGAGGGTCCAGCCCCCGGTCACGTAGGTCCCCACGTGCACGTAGTTGCCGAAGGCATTGATGTAGCCCTCCGCGATGCGCAGGATGTGATTGCCGTCCGCGGAAGGGAAGGCCATGAAGCAGCGGTTCGCGCCGGCCGGCGCCCAGTAGCCGCAGTCGATGCCGACGGGCGCGTCGGTCCACTCCGTGTTCAGGGACGTGGGCGTCGTCCACGCCCCGGAGCTGTCGGAGGTGGAGATTCGCAGCTGGCCGGTTTCCCGGTCGATGAAGGTCATCACGAGCCGGCTGGTGCCCGCGTCGTACGCGAGGCTGGGGCGGCGCCGGGACGACATCGTCGTCAGGGTGCGCGTCCCCGTGATGCAGCCCAGGAGGGCGGGGTGGATGCTCCGGTAGACGAGGATCAGCCCTCCATCGTTGGCGGCGAGGAACGCCTTCGCGAAGCCGCCCGAGGTGTCCTCGGAGACGGCCACGCCGTCGGACGTCCACTCATTCCAGTTGATGCACTCGGGGCTGACGCCGCCGGTGGCGGAGATGGCCAGGTGGGCCACGTTGCTGGTGGTGTCCCGGGTGGGGTCCGTCTCATAGGCCACCAGGGACCAGCCATCCGCGCGGGTCGCCACGCCGACGCTGCCGGAGGTCTTCGCCACCTGGGTCCAGGCGCCGCCGGTGCGATCCCGCACCCGGATGGGGTAGTCCGCGATGTACTGCGCGTGCTGCCCTCCCGTCTTGTCGTCCACGCGCGGGAAGCGCTTCGCATAGGTGGCGTGGCTGTACTGCCCCTGCTTCATGATGGCCTCCTCCGGGTTGGAGGGGTGGCCCAGCCCGAGGCAGTGCCCGAACTCATGGGAGAGGATGGACTGGATGTCCCAGGTGGCGGTGCGGTCGTCCGAGTAGAGATGGGACCTGCTGGTGTTCTTGTAGATGTCGAGGGCGCAGTTGTCCGACAGAGGGACGTTGGTCGCGCGCCCGAGGCACCCCGAGGTGCAGTCGCCATCGCAGCACGTCTTCGCCTCGATTTCGATGTCCGACGCGCTGGGCGTCGTGTTGTAGAACGCGAGGTTGGTGGAGAAGCCCACGCCCACGTTCAGCCAGGCCTGGAGGCCCGAGCGCGCCATGTGCATGGTGCGCGTGGCGTCCAGCCCGAAGTGGGTCTGGAACGGGCCGGCGATGACATCAATGACATAGGGATTGTCGCTCCACCGGCCCCCCGTGTTGAACACGTAGGCGCTCACCGTCGCGGCGGGCAGGAATCCCATCAGGAAGACTGCGGTCAAGCCAGGTCGTTTCATCATTTCCCCCATGCGGTCTTCGTTGCTCCCGAGCCCCAGGCGCGAGGCGAGGACGGGATGGACGAAATACGCAGGGGCCGCCCATTCCTGGTCGCGAATAAAGGAACAGGGGGCGGTGCCGCACTGGATTGTCGAGGCACCAGCGGGGGTGTAACCCGGCCGTTTGCTTCTGCATCGGCGCTCGCCGGGCCTGACTCGCTTCGCGGCGGC
This genomic interval carries:
- a CDS encoding matrixin family metalloprotease, yielding MTAVFLMGFLPAATVSAYVFNTGGRWSDNPYVIDVIAGPFQTHFGLDATRTMHMARSGLQAWLNVGVGFSTNLAFYNTTPSASDIEIEAKTCCDGDCTSGCLGRATNVPLSDNCALDIYKNTSRSHLYSDDRTATWDIQSILSHEFGHCLGLGHPSNPEEAIMKQGQYSHATYAKRFPRVDDKTGGQHAQYIADYPIRVRDRTGGAWTQVAKTSGSVGVATRADGWSLVAYETDPTRDTTSNVAHLAISATGGVSPECINWNEWTSDGVAVSEDTSGGFAKAFLAANDGGLILVYRSIHPALLGCITGTRTLTTMSSRRRPSLAYDAGTSRLVMTFIDRETGQLRISTSDSSGAWTTPTSLNTEWTDAPVGIDCGYWAPAGANRCFMAFPSADGNHILRIAEGYINAFGNYVHVGTYVTGGWTLNVAPDIQIINGNRLEIIHGATDNNRTAYMYVRDCSSGCTDTTYPLDQRTYVGGGISSTKLVTAAP